A window of the Streptomyces sp. NBC_01351 genome harbors these coding sequences:
- a CDS encoding ABC transporter permease has product MAVPLAFFGLFFAYPVAAIVGRGLKTDAGWQFGRIGEVITRPDIADVLWFTTWQALASTGLTLLIALPAAYVFARFEFPGKQLLRALVTVPFVLPTVVVGTAFLALVGRNGLLDERVGVRLDTTVWAILLAHVFFNYAVVVRTVGGLWAQLDPRQEEAARVLGAGRFAAWRRVTLPALAPSVAAASLMVFLFTFSSFGVVLILGGPSYSTLEVEVYRQTAQLLDLPTAAVLTMVQFAAIGGILAVHAWTVRKRETALRLVDPGRTTHRPRGWAQRALLGGVLLTVALLIVAPLGVLVERSFDVPGGYGFGFYRALQEVGAGGGTFLVPPLEAIWNSLQYALAATAIALVIGGLAAAALTRRGGRFVRGFDALLMLPLGVSAVTVGFGFLITLDEPPLDLRTSWILVPLAQALVGVPFVVRTMLPVLRAVDGRLREAAAVLGASPLRAWREVDLPLVRRALLIAAGFAFAVSLGEFGATVFIARPDRPTLPVAVARLLGRAGEMNYGQAMALSTILMLVCAASLLVLERLRPDKTSGEF; this is encoded by the coding sequence ATGGCCGTGCCCCTCGCCTTCTTCGGGCTGTTCTTCGCCTATCCTGTCGCCGCCATCGTCGGGCGCGGTCTCAAGACCGACGCCGGGTGGCAGTTCGGCCGGATCGGCGAGGTGATCACCCGGCCCGACATCGCCGACGTGCTCTGGTTCACCACCTGGCAGGCGCTCGCCTCCACCGGGCTCACGCTGCTGATCGCGCTCCCGGCCGCGTACGTCTTCGCGCGCTTCGAGTTCCCCGGCAAGCAGCTGCTGCGCGCCTTGGTGACCGTCCCCTTCGTGCTGCCGACCGTGGTGGTCGGCACCGCCTTCCTCGCGCTGGTCGGCCGGAACGGGCTGCTGGACGAACGGGTGGGGGTCCGGCTCGACACCACCGTCTGGGCGATCCTCCTCGCGCACGTCTTCTTCAACTACGCGGTCGTCGTCCGCACGGTCGGCGGGCTCTGGGCCCAGCTGGATCCGCGTCAGGAGGAGGCCGCCCGGGTGCTGGGCGCCGGACGGTTCGCCGCCTGGCGGCGGGTGACGCTGCCCGCGCTGGCCCCGTCGGTGGCCGCGGCCTCGCTGATGGTGTTCCTCTTCACCTTCAGCTCCTTCGGCGTCGTGCTGATCCTCGGCGGGCCCTCGTACTCCACCCTGGAGGTGGAGGTCTACCGGCAGACCGCACAGCTCCTGGACCTGCCGACGGCCGCCGTGCTGACGATGGTCCAGTTCGCCGCGATCGGCGGGATCCTCGCCGTGCACGCCTGGACCGTGCGCAAGCGCGAGACCGCGCTGCGGCTGGTCGATCCCGGCCGGACCACACACCGGCCGCGCGGCTGGGCGCAGCGCGCTCTGCTGGGCGGGGTACTGCTGACCGTGGCGCTGCTCATCGTGGCGCCGCTCGGCGTGCTGGTGGAACGCTCCTTCGACGTGCCCGGCGGGTACGGGTTCGGCTTCTACCGGGCGCTACAGGAGGTGGGCGCGGGCGGCGGAACGTTCCTGGTGCCGCCGCTGGAGGCGATCTGGAACTCCCTCCAGTACGCGCTCGCCGCCACCGCGATCGCCCTGGTCATCGGGGGGCTCGCGGCCGCGGCACTGACCCGGCGCGGGGGCCGCTTCGTGCGCGGCTTCGACGCGCTGCTGATGCTTCCGCTCGGGGTGTCCGCCGTGACGGTGGGCTTCGGTTTCCTCATCACCCTGGACGAGCCGCCGCTGGACCTGCGGACCTCGTGGATCCTGGTGCCGCTCGCGCAGGCCCTCGTCGGCGTGCCGTTCGTCGTACGGACCATGCTGCCCGTGCTGCGGGCGGTGGACGGGAGGCTCCGGGAGGCCGCCGCGGTGCTCGGCGCGTCTCCGCTGCGGGCCTGGCGGGAGGTGGACCTGCCGCTGGTGCGGCGGGCGCTGCTGATCGCCGCCGGATTCGCCTTCGCGGTCTCGCTGGGGGAGTTCGGCGCGACCGTGTTCATCGCGCGGCCGGACCGCCCGACGCTGCCGGTGGCCGTGGCACGGCTGCTGGGGCGGGCCGGGGAGATGAACTACGGGCAGGCGATGGCCCTGAGCACGATCCTGATGTTGGTGTGCGCGGCGTCCCTGCTGGTGCTGGAGCGGCTGCGCCCCGACAAGACCTCCGGAGAGTTCTGA
- a CDS encoding thiamine ABC transporter substrate-binding protein, with the protein MSTTKKIAGAALAAALGVTTLSACGGDAKDKPAGATDAPKSKTVTLVSHDSFNVTDTVLKEFEQQSGYTVKVLKSGDAGAALNQEILTKGSPRGDVFFGVDNTLLSRALDNGIFTAYEAKGLAEVKPEFVLDKEHRVTPIDSGDICVNYDKAYFADKKIAPPQTLDDLIKPEYKNLLVTENAATSSPGLGFLLASVGKYGEDGWKDYWTKLKANGVEVVDGWEQAYNERFSGSAGGKKAKGDRPLVVSYASSPPVEVLYGEPQPTEAPTGVATGTCFRQIEFAGLLKGAKNEEGGKALIDFMIGKKFQEDMPLQMFVNPVTKNASLPELFTKHGVVVEKPENVAPETIAKNREQWVSAWTALVVK; encoded by the coding sequence GTGAGCACCACCAAGAAGATCGCGGGCGCCGCGCTCGCGGCCGCGCTGGGCGTCACCACGCTCAGCGCCTGCGGCGGCGACGCCAAGGACAAGCCCGCGGGCGCGACCGACGCCCCGAAGTCCAAGACCGTCACGCTCGTCTCCCACGACTCCTTCAACGTGACCGACACGGTCCTCAAGGAGTTCGAGCAGCAGAGCGGCTACACGGTCAAGGTCCTGAAGTCCGGGGACGCGGGCGCGGCGCTGAACCAGGAGATCCTCACCAAGGGCTCCCCGCGCGGCGACGTGTTCTTCGGCGTGGACAACACCCTGCTCTCGCGCGCCCTCGACAACGGCATCTTCACCGCGTACGAGGCCAAGGGCCTGGCCGAGGTGAAGCCGGAGTTCGTCCTGGACAAGGAGCACCGGGTCACCCCGATCGACTCCGGCGACATCTGCGTCAACTACGACAAGGCGTACTTCGCCGACAAGAAGATCGCCCCGCCGCAGACGCTGGACGACCTGATCAAGCCCGAGTACAAGAACCTGCTGGTCACCGAGAACGCCGCGACCTCCTCGCCCGGCCTCGGCTTCCTGCTCGCCTCCGTCGGCAAGTACGGCGAGGACGGCTGGAAGGACTACTGGACCAAGCTGAAGGCCAACGGCGTCGAGGTCGTCGACGGCTGGGAGCAGGCCTACAACGAGCGGTTCTCCGGCTCCGCGGGCGGAAAGAAGGCCAAGGGCGACCGCCCGCTGGTCGTCTCCTACGCCTCCAGCCCGCCGGTCGAGGTGCTGTACGGCGAGCCGCAGCCGACCGAGGCCCCGACGGGCGTCGCCACCGGCACCTGCTTCCGCCAGATCGAGTTCGCGGGTCTGCTGAAGGGCGCGAAGAACGAGGAGGGCGGCAAGGCGCTGATCGACTTCATGATCGGCAAGAAGTTCCAGGAGGACATGCCGCTCCAGATGTTCGTGAACCCGGTGACGAAGAACGCTTCCCTGCCGGAGCTGTTCACCAAGCACGGCGTGGTGGTCGAGAAGCCCGAGAACGTGGCTCCGGAGACCATCGCCAAGAACCGTGAGCAGTGGGTCTCGGCATGGACCGCGCTCGTCGTGAAGTAG
- the rlmN gene encoding 23S rRNA (adenine(2503)-C(2))-methyltransferase RlmN, with amino-acid sequence MARPVPGELTFVAPRGAKKPPRHLADLTPEERREAVAAIGEKPFRAKQLSQHYFARYAHDPAEWTDIPAGSREKLQQELLPDLMNVIRHISCDDDTTRKTLWKLHDGTLVESVLMRYPDRVTMCISSQAGCGMNCPFCATGQAGLDRNLSTAEIVHQIVDGMRALRDGEVPGGPARLSNIVFMGMGEPLANYNRVVGAIRRLTDPEPDGLGLSQRGITVSTVGLVPAMLRFADEGFKCRLAVSLHAPDDELRDTLVPVNTRWNVREVLGAAWEYAEKSGRRISIEYALIRDINDQAWRGDLLGKLLKGKRVHVNLIPLNPTPGSKWTASRPEDEKAFVEAIARHGVPVTVRDTRGQEIDGACGQLAASER; translated from the coding sequence ATGGCCCGCCCTGTTCCGGGAGAGCTCACCTTCGTCGCCCCGCGCGGAGCCAAGAAGCCGCCCCGGCACCTCGCCGACCTCACGCCGGAGGAGCGCCGCGAGGCGGTCGCCGCGATCGGCGAGAAGCCCTTCCGGGCCAAGCAGCTCTCCCAGCACTACTTCGCGCGGTACGCGCACGACCCGGCCGAGTGGACCGACATCCCCGCCGGCTCCCGCGAGAAGCTCCAGCAGGAGCTCCTCCCGGACCTGATGAACGTCATCCGGCACATCTCCTGCGACGACGACACCACGCGCAAGACCCTGTGGAAGCTGCACGACGGCACGCTCGTCGAGTCCGTGCTGATGCGCTACCCCGACCGGGTCACCATGTGCATCTCCTCGCAGGCCGGCTGCGGCATGAACTGCCCGTTCTGCGCCACCGGCCAGGCCGGTCTGGACCGCAACCTCTCCACCGCCGAGATCGTGCACCAGATCGTCGACGGCATGCGCGCCCTGCGCGACGGCGAGGTCCCCGGCGGCCCGGCCCGGCTGTCGAACATCGTCTTCATGGGCATGGGCGAGCCGCTGGCCAACTACAACCGCGTGGTCGGCGCCATCCGCCGGCTCACCGACCCCGAGCCCGACGGCCTGGGCCTGTCGCAGCGCGGGATCACCGTCTCCACCGTAGGCCTGGTCCCGGCCATGCTGCGGTTCGCCGACGAGGGCTTCAAGTGCCGCCTCGCCGTCTCGCTGCACGCGCCCGACGACGAGCTGCGCGACACCCTGGTCCCCGTGAACACCCGCTGGAACGTCCGCGAGGTCCTCGGCGCGGCCTGGGAGTACGCGGAGAAGTCCGGCCGGCGGATCTCCATCGAGTACGCCCTGATCCGCGACATCAACGACCAGGCCTGGCGCGGCGACCTGCTGGGCAAGCTGCTCAAGGGCAAGCGCGTCCACGTCAACCTGATCCCGCTGAACCCGACGCCCGGCTCCAAGTGGACCGCCTCGCGGCCCGAGGACGAGAAGGCCTTCGTCGAGGCCATCGCCCGGCACGGCGTGCCCGTGACCGTACGGGACACCCGCGGCCAGGAGATCGACGGCGCGTGCGGCCAGCTCGCCGCCTCGGAGCGCTAG
- a CDS encoding phosphatidate cytidylyltransferase yields the protein MNDSSWQPEPVPAGPAYDAQVGPHTRPMPIVPDAAGRDFDDREARDRGAAPDGGPLFRDETPPQEPMPSPPPPPSPAPQDASPPPKKRAGRDLRAAIGVGVGLGAVIFASLFIVKAVFVGVVVVAVVVGLWELTSRLQEKKGIKAPLVPLAVGGAAMVIAGYIRGAEGTWVAMALTALAVLVWRMTEPPEDYLKDVTAGVFAAFYVPFLATFVTMLLTADDGPQRVVTFLVLTVVSDTGAYAVGWRFGKTKLAPRISPGKTREGLFGAVAFAMAAGALCMEFLIDGGSWWQGLLLGLAVAVSATLGDLGESMIKRDLGIKDMGTLLPGHGGIMDRLDSLLPTAPVVWLLLAAFVGTG from the coding sequence ATGAACGACTCTTCCTGGCAGCCGGAGCCGGTTCCGGCGGGTCCCGCATACGATGCGCAGGTGGGCCCGCACACTCGGCCCATGCCCATCGTGCCCGATGCCGCCGGCCGTGACTTCGACGACCGGGAAGCACGCGATCGGGGGGCCGCACCGGACGGCGGCCCCCTCTTCCGCGACGAGACGCCGCCGCAGGAGCCCATGCCCAGCCCCCCGCCTCCGCCTTCCCCGGCGCCGCAGGACGCCTCCCCGCCGCCGAAGAAGCGGGCGGGGCGGGACCTGCGCGCCGCCATAGGGGTCGGCGTCGGCCTGGGCGCGGTGATCTTCGCCTCGCTGTTCATCGTCAAGGCGGTCTTCGTCGGCGTGGTCGTCGTCGCCGTCGTGGTGGGCTTGTGGGAGCTCACCTCCCGGCTCCAGGAGAAGAAGGGCATCAAGGCCCCGCTCGTCCCCCTCGCGGTGGGCGGCGCGGCCATGGTCATCGCCGGATACATCCGGGGCGCCGAGGGGACCTGGGTCGCCATGGCCCTGACCGCCCTCGCGGTCCTGGTCTGGCGGATGACCGAACCTCCCGAGGACTACCTCAAGGACGTCACCGCGGGTGTCTTCGCGGCGTTCTACGTGCCGTTCCTCGCCACCTTCGTCACGATGCTGCTCACCGCCGACGACGGTCCGCAGCGCGTGGTCACCTTCCTGGTGCTGACCGTGGTCAGCGACACCGGGGCCTACGCGGTGGGCTGGCGGTTCGGCAAGACGAAGCTCGCGCCGCGCATCAGCCCCGGCAAGACCCGCGAGGGGCTCTTCGGCGCGGTGGCCTTCGCCATGGCGGCGGGCGCCCTGTGCATGGAGTTCCTGATCGACGGCGGTTCCTGGTGGCAGGGCCTGCTGCTGGGCCTCGCGGTCGCGGTCAGTGCCACGCTGGGCGACCTGGGCGAGTCGATGATCAAGCGTGACCTGGGCATCAAGGACATGGGCACGCTGCTCCCGGGCCACGGGGGCATCATGGACCGGCTCGACTCGCTGCTGCCGACCGCCCCGGTGGTCTGGCTGCTGCTGGCGGCCTTCGTGGGCACCGGCTGA
- the frr gene encoding ribosome recycling factor, which produces MTEEILLEAEEKMEKAVVVAKEDFAAIRTGRAHPAMFNKIVADYYGAITPINQLASFSVPEPRMAIVTPFDKSALRNIEQAIRDSDLGVNPSNDGSIIRVTFPELTQDRRKEYIKVAKNKAEDSKVSIRSIRRKAKDALDKLVKDKEAGEDEVRRAEKELDDTTAKYVAQVDELLKHKEAELLEV; this is translated from the coding sequence GTGACCGAAGAGATCCTCCTCGAGGCCGAGGAGAAGATGGAAAAGGCCGTCGTCGTCGCCAAGGAAGACTTCGCCGCGATTCGCACCGGTCGTGCGCACCCGGCGATGTTCAACAAGATCGTGGCGGACTACTACGGCGCCATCACGCCCATCAACCAGCTCGCCTCCTTCTCGGTCCCCGAGCCGCGCATGGCGATCGTGACCCCGTTCGACAAGAGCGCCCTGCGCAACATCGAGCAGGCCATCCGCGACTCCGACCTCGGTGTCAACCCGAGCAACGACGGCAGCATCATCCGGGTGACCTTCCCCGAGCTGACGCAGGACCGCCGCAAGGAGTACATCAAGGTCGCCAAGAACAAGGCCGAGGACTCCAAGGTCTCCATCCGCTCCATCCGCCGCAAGGCGAAGGACGCCCTTGACAAGCTCGTCAAGGACAAGGAGGCCGGCGAGGACGAGGTGCGCCGCGCCGAGAAGGAGCTCGACGACACCACCGCGAAGTACGTCGCGCAGGTGGACGAGCTCCTGAAGCACAAGGAAGCCGAGCTCCTCGAAGTCTGA
- the pyrH gene encoding UMP kinase — MNQGVAPHTASDDKSHQDKKGRRFMLKLSGEAFSGGGGLGVDPDVVHAIAREIAAVVRDGSEIAVVIGGGNFFRGAELQQRGMDRARSDYMGMLGTVMNCLALQDFLEKEGIDSRVQTAITMGQVAEPYIPLRAVRHLEKGRVVIFGAGMGMPYFSTDTTAAQRALEIDAEALLMGKNGVDGVYDSDPKKNPDAVKFDALEYGEVLSRDLKVADATAITLCRDNKLPILVFELLAEGNIARAVKGEKIGTLVSDQGTRA, encoded by the coding sequence ATGAATCAGGGCGTGGCCCCCCACACCGCATCCGACGACAAGAGCCACCAGGACAAGAAGGGCCGCCGCTTCATGCTGAAGCTGTCGGGCGAGGCCTTCTCCGGTGGCGGAGGACTGGGCGTCGACCCCGACGTCGTCCACGCCATCGCGCGTGAGATCGCCGCGGTGGTCCGCGACGGCTCGGAGATCGCCGTCGTGATCGGCGGCGGCAACTTCTTCCGGGGTGCCGAACTCCAGCAGCGCGGCATGGACCGAGCCCGGTCCGACTACATGGGCATGCTCGGCACGGTCATGAACTGCCTCGCACTCCAGGATTTCCTGGAGAAGGAGGGCATCGACTCCCGCGTACAGACCGCCATCACCATGGGCCAGGTCGCGGAGCCGTACATCCCGCTCCGCGCGGTGCGGCACCTGGAGAAGGGGCGCGTCGTCATCTTCGGCGCCGGCATGGGCATGCCGTACTTCTCCACCGACACCACGGCCGCCCAGCGCGCCCTGGAGATCGACGCCGAGGCCCTGCTCATGGGCAAGAACGGGGTCGACGGGGTCTACGACTCCGACCCCAAGAAGAACCCGGACGCGGTGAAGTTCGACGCACTGGAGTACGGCGAGGTCCTCTCCCGCGACCTCAAGGTCGCCGACGCCACGGCGATCACGCTGTGCCGCGACAACAAGCTGCCGATCCTCGTCTTCGAGCTGCTCGCCGAGGGCAATATCGCGCGCGCCGTCAAGGGTGAGAAGATCGGCACGCTTGTCAGCGACCAGGGAACCCGGGCCTGA
- the tsf gene encoding translation elongation factor Ts yields MANYTAADVKKLRELTGAGMLDCKNALVDADGDVDKAQEALRIKGQKGVAKREGRSAENGAVVSLIADDNTSGVIVELKCETDFVAKGEKFLAVANQLAAHVAATSPADLEALLASEIEAGKTVTAFVDEANANLGEKIVLDRFAQFTGGYVASYMHRTMPDLPFQIGVLVELDKENAEVARGVAQHIAAFAPQWLSAEDVPADKVESERRIAEEVTRAEGKPEAAIAKIVEGRVNGFFKEATLLGQPYALDNKKSVQKVLDEAGVTLKRFARIKVGI; encoded by the coding sequence ATGGCGAACTACACCGCCGCTGACGTCAAGAAGCTCCGCGAGCTCACCGGCGCCGGCATGCTGGACTGCAAGAACGCGCTCGTGGACGCCGACGGTGACGTCGACAAGGCCCAGGAAGCGCTCCGCATCAAGGGTCAGAAGGGCGTCGCCAAGCGCGAAGGCCGTTCTGCCGAGAACGGTGCCGTCGTCTCCCTCATCGCCGACGACAACACCTCCGGTGTCATCGTCGAGCTGAAGTGCGAGACGGACTTCGTCGCCAAGGGCGAGAAGTTCCTGGCCGTCGCCAACCAGCTGGCCGCGCACGTTGCCGCGACCTCCCCGGCCGACCTCGAGGCGCTGCTCGCGTCCGAGATCGAGGCCGGCAAGACCGTCACCGCTTTCGTCGACGAGGCCAACGCCAACCTCGGCGAGAAGATCGTCCTGGACCGCTTCGCGCAGTTCACCGGCGGTTACGTGGCTTCGTACATGCACCGCACGATGCCCGACCTGCCGTTCCAGATCGGCGTCCTGGTCGAGCTCGACAAGGAGAACGCCGAGGTCGCCCGCGGCGTCGCGCAGCACATCGCCGCGTTCGCCCCGCAGTGGCTGTCCGCCGAGGACGTCCCGGCCGACAAGGTCGAGTCCGAGCGTCGCATCGCCGAAGAGGTCACCCGCGCGGAGGGCAAGCCCGAGGCTGCCATCGCGAAGATCGTCGAGGGTCGCGTCAACGGCTTCTTCAAGGAGGCCACCCTCCTCGGCCAGCCGTACGCGCTGGACAACAAGAAGTCCGTGCAGAAGGTTCTGGACGAGGCCGGTGTCACCCTGAAGCGCTTCGCGCGCATCAAGGTCGGCATCTGA
- the rpsB gene encoding 30S ribosomal protein S2 encodes MAVVTMRELLESGVHFGHQTRRWNPKMKRFIFTERNGIYIIDLLQSLSYIDRAYEFVKETVAHGGSIMFVGTKKQAQEAIAEQATRVGMPYVNQRWLGGMLTNFSTVYKRLQRLKELEAIDFEDVAASGLTKKELLVLSREKTKLEKTLGGIREMSKVPSAVWIVDTKKEHIAVGEARKLHIPVVAILDTNCDPDEVDYKIPGNDDAIRSVTLLTRVIADAVAEGLIARSGAATGDSKPGEKAAAEPLAEWERDLLEGDKKADDAAEAAPAEAAAETVEAPAAEAPAAEVVEAVEAPAADAEQA; translated from the coding sequence ATGGCCGTCGTCACGATGCGGGAGCTGCTGGAAAGCGGCGTCCACTTCGGTCACCAGACCCGTCGTTGGAACCCGAAGATGAAGCGCTTCATCTTCACGGAGCGCAACGGCATCTACATCATCGACCTGCTGCAGTCGCTGTCGTACATCGACCGCGCCTACGAGTTCGTGAAGGAGACCGTCGCGCACGGTGGCTCCATCATGTTCGTCGGTACCAAGAAGCAGGCCCAGGAGGCCATCGCCGAGCAGGCGACGCGCGTTGGTATGCCGTACGTCAACCAGCGGTGGCTGGGTGGCATGCTCACCAACTTCTCCACCGTCTACAAGCGCCTCCAGCGTCTGAAGGAGCTTGAGGCGATCGACTTCGAGGACGTCGCCGCCTCGGGTCTCACCAAGAAGGAGCTCCTGGTCCTCTCCCGCGAGAAGACCAAGCTGGAGAAGACCCTCGGTGGTATCCGCGAGATGTCGAAGGTCCCCAGCGCCGTCTGGATCGTCGACACCAAGAAGGAGCACATCGCCGTCGGTGAGGCGCGCAAGCTCCACATCCCGGTCGTCGCGATCCTCGACACCAACTGCGACCCCGACGAGGTCGACTACAAGATCCCGGGCAACGACGACGCGATCCGTTCCGTCACCCTGCTCACCCGCGTGATCGCCGACGCCGTCGCCGAGGGCCTCATCGCCCGCTCCGGCGCTGCGACCGGCGACTCGAAGCCGGGCGAGAAGGCCGCTGCCGAGCCGCTCGCCGAGTGGGAGCGCGACCTGCTCGAGGGTGACAAGAAGGCCGACGACGCCGCTGAGGCCGCTCCGGCCGAGGCTGCCGCCGAGACCGTCGAGGCCCCCGCCGCGGAGGCCCCGGCCGCCGAGGTCGTCGAGGCTGTCGAGGCTCCGGCCGCCGACGCCGAGCAGGCCTGA
- a CDS encoding M23 family metallopeptidase, whose translation MTTLLLSLLLALAQAAVPGVRPLPGPLSVTRWWDPPPSPYAAGHRGVDLAAPVGAEVRAVGAGRVHFAGPVAGRGVLSLTLPNGLRTTYEPVRALVSEGESVTAGQVVAVLTEGSHCPSPCLHWGLLRDEEYLNPLALLPHPTPRLLPTGDGSGPAGA comes from the coding sequence ATGACGACACTTCTGCTCAGCCTGCTCCTGGCCCTGGCCCAGGCGGCCGTCCCCGGGGTCCGCCCGCTGCCCGGGCCGCTGTCGGTGACCCGATGGTGGGACCCGCCGCCGTCGCCGTACGCGGCCGGGCACCGGGGTGTGGACCTGGCGGCCCCGGTGGGCGCGGAGGTCCGGGCGGTGGGCGCGGGCCGGGTGCACTTCGCCGGCCCCGTGGCGGGCCGCGGGGTCCTCTCCCTCACCCTCCCGAACGGCCTGCGCACCACCTACGAACCGGTTCGCGCGCTGGTCTCGGAGGGCGAGTCGGTCACGGCGGGCCAGGTGGTCGCGGTCCTGACGGAGGGGTCCCACTGCCCGTCCCCGTGCCTCCACTGGGGCCTCCTGAGGGACGAGGAGTACCTCAACCCCCTCGCCCTCCTCCCCCACCCGACGCCCCGCCTCCTACCCACCGGGGACGGCTCCGGCCCCGCCGGAGCTTGA
- a CDS encoding TetR/AcrR family transcriptional regulator: MAEHRSMQRGALLDAARSLLSEGGTEALTFPALAERTGLARSSVYEYFRSRAAVVEELCAVDFPVWAAEIEAAMEAAESPEAKIEAYVRSQLGLVGDRRHRAVVAISASELDAGAREKIRAAHGGLVAMIVEALAALGQREPKLAAMLLQGVVDAAVRRIELGAAEDPAVVTEAAVAMALRGVRG; this comes from the coding sequence GTGGCCGAGCACCGGTCGATGCAGCGCGGCGCCCTTCTGGACGCCGCGCGTTCCCTGCTGTCCGAAGGCGGTACGGAGGCGCTGACCTTCCCCGCCCTCGCGGAGCGGACCGGGCTCGCCCGGTCGTCCGTGTACGAGTACTTCCGCTCCCGAGCGGCCGTGGTCGAAGAGCTGTGCGCCGTGGACTTCCCCGTGTGGGCCGCCGAGATCGAGGCGGCGATGGAGGCCGCGGAGTCGCCGGAAGCGAAGATCGAGGCCTACGTACGGAGCCAGCTGGGGCTGGTCGGGGACCGACGGCACCGGGCCGTGGTGGCGATCTCCGCGAGCGAGCTGGACGCCGGGGCGCGGGAGAAGATCCGTGCGGCGCACGGGGGTCTCGTCGCGATGATCGTCGAGGCCTTGGCCGCCCTGGGGCAGCGGGAGCCGAAGCTGGCCGCGATGCTGCTGCAGGGTGTGGTGGACGCGGCTGTGCGGAGGATCGAGCTCGGTGCGGCCGAGGATCCGGCCGTGGTGACGGAGGCGGCCGTGGCCATGGCCCTGCGGGGCGTCCGGGGCTGA
- the whiG gene encoding RNA polymerase sigma factor WhiG yields the protein MPQHTSGSDRAAVPPAARGGERSTAPSSLEVLWRSYKTSGDERLREQLILHYSPLVKYVAGRVSVGLPPNVEQADFVSSGIFGLIDAIEKFDIERSIKFETYAITRIRGAMIDELRALDWIPRSVRQKARAVERAYATLEAQLRRTPTESEVAGEMGIGVEDLHAVFSQLSLANVVALEELLHVGGEGGDRLSLMDTLEDTAADNPVEVAEDRELRRLLARAINTLPEREKTVVTLYYYEGLTLAEIGNVLGVTESRVSQIHTKSVLQLRAKLADVGR from the coding sequence ATGCCCCAGCACACCTCAGGGTCTGACCGCGCTGCGGTGCCCCCCGCTGCCCGCGGCGGCGAGCGGTCCACCGCGCCCTCGTCCCTGGAGGTGCTGTGGCGCTCGTACAAGACCTCGGGTGACGAGCGGCTGCGGGAGCAGCTGATCCTGCACTACTCCCCGCTGGTCAAGTACGTCGCCGGCCGGGTGAGCGTGGGCCTGCCGCCCAATGTGGAACAGGCGGATTTCGTCTCCTCCGGGATCTTCGGGCTGATCGACGCGATCGAGAAGTTCGACATCGAGCGGTCGATCAAGTTCGAGACCTACGCGATCACCCGGATCCGCGGCGCAATGATCGACGAACTGCGGGCACTGGACTGGATCCCGCGCTCCGTGCGGCAGAAGGCACGTGCCGTGGAGCGGGCCTACGCCACGCTGGAGGCGCAGCTGCGGCGCACCCCCACGGAGAGCGAGGTCGCGGGGGAGATGGGGATCGGGGTGGAGGACCTCCACGCCGTTTTCAGCCAGTTGTCGCTGGCGAACGTGGTCGCCCTGGAGGAACTCCTGCACGTCGGCGGAGAGGGCGGCGACCGTCTCTCGCTCATGGACACCCTGGAGGACACCGCCGCCGACAACCCGGTGGAGGTGGCGGAGGATCGCGAGCTCAGGCGTCTGCTGGCGCGGGCCATCAATACGCTGCCCGAGCGGGAGAAGACCGTCGTGACCCTCTACTACTACGAGGGCCTCACGCTGGCCGAGATCGGCAACGTGCTGGGCGTCACCGAGAGCCGGGTCAGCCAGATCCACACCAAGTCGGTGCTGCAACTGCGGGCGAAGCTGGCTGACGTGGGGCGGTGA